The Branchiostoma lanceolatum isolate klBraLanc5 chromosome 17, klBraLanc5.hap2, whole genome shotgun sequence genome contains the following window.
ctaatGCATTTCAACAACTTCACAGACCCATTAATTCCTTTATGTCACTATTGCTGGCAAACTTTGATTTTACAAACTCATTGCGACATTTGCTCCATTTCAAGTTATTGTAAAAACACTTCACTTGACCAATATTCGATTCCTGTTCTGTGAATCCAAGAAATCCCAACAGCACTCTAACCCAGGTTTCAAGACGAGCCCAAGACGAGAAATCTCGCCAATCAGGAATGATCATCAAGTTTCGCGTCTCCCTGGCAACGGCCTGGCGAAAAGGTTCCTCAGAATCAAAATGAGGTTGATTATTAAGTCGCCTAAAGTCTGAGGCATCTCCACTGACGAAGTAACTCTTAAGGTTAGGGTTGAAATAGTACACAACAGTGTTTGACATGTTGTGATGTCGTCTATCGTCTGTAAAACGAGGGAGGCAAACCCTATCCCCGCGCAGCTATCTCCGAGAGAATTTTCGATGACACAGGCGATGCTCTCGTTCTTCCCCTTGGGGTTGTGGTGGATGGCAACTGGTTTAGGGGTCCTCATCATCACATTCGTTAACTTAATGGCTGAAATGATGATGAAGGCATACAGATAAATTTTCCAATGAATACTATGACGTTTTGTTgtgaagagctacatgtataactagtTCCTATTAGTCTTCGCAAGGCCGATACAAGCAACGAAACATACTTTACGTAAGacagtatatatacatttgaCAACATTCCTTTATACGTCGACGATGAAGGCAAGACATCaaagtaataagatacacaagataacaaTTTCTCAAGCGAATGGGTAGATTTTTAAATGCATAAATCtaatccagttgtttgagtaacttttatcttgtgtatcttgTTTCCTTTATGCTGAATTTTCTTTTGTATACGTATTGGATTGGCATTACTATCGCCCATACAAATATTTTCAGAACTCAGATTGTTGTCTAGTCAGTAAATGTTTACGAGAGGCTTAGCCTGAGAATCACGTTTTTTAAACGTTCAAGAGTATAATGTCTACTACCGGTTTGTCGGTTTATAAACAGACAGagtgtaacgtaacatgacctatttacgtgcagaacctatttacgtccgatttggctcatgtccacatgtcgcggtgtattatgccatcGCCTGTTCTCataagcaataaagaacgtcataagtatgatccttagccatctctctctattatacaaaacaatgaaaaaggtttacgtccagcgacataacagaataaactcctgaaccagtaacaacaagttgcacggaagcgtcacgcataacgtatttcatatgtaattcgacaccgactttgaacagttactgtgcatttttttctggtctatgttctttaagcatagcactagaagggaaaagactgaagtggacgataatgggttaccctagcacaattcttcatcatatacctcagtataaatacatgcagctcgcacggcgttaaataggcggagaataacttacagaccatgcattttcttttaagaagagctgatatttctgcccatgggttcaAAATTTGGCTATGTCCGCGCGGTTTAAGAttaatacgttttgaataaatcggacgttaatttgtcatgttacgttagctgAAAGAGTAATCCAGAAGCATTTTTCACTTTAACCATCCCAAAGTATCGGAATGCTATTTACCAGCTGTCGTACTGAGATTCTTATGCAAACCTCATCGGGTATGTTCTGGGAAAACTATGTTGTCGGCCCCAGCAAAGTCTTTGACTGAGTGGGCTTTATTACTTGTATTCCGTTTCAGGGAAAGGCAAATTTTGTATCAAGTAACGTCacacatattttcattttcaacgtaCACGGTTTGTGACGACGAAGATCGTTCTGCTACATTTAATTTGATATCTTAAGTAAAGACAAAACCGTGCAGACTACGACACAGATTACAATCCGGTGCTGGATTAAAGATTTGCTAACGTTCACATATTAGTTTTATatgatataactttattgcacaatgattgtacaaggtacaaagcatctactggtacttaactacagttctataaggctagtctacctgatacaagagtgtatagtatgggatcaAAAGATTTTGTATGTAATACACTTTGTAAATTAAAACTATTCCTTACCTGTGAAACCAAAAGAAATGTGATCTGCGAAGTGGAAGCATCCGACAGCAGCAAGCAGAAATACAACCCAAAGTGTTATCGGCCTGCGGTGTTTCAGCAACATTTTTGACGGAAGACTTTGCTGACTCTTACACAGATCCACCATCCTGTTACGTTACAGAAGGTCAAATGGCTTTACTGACACCTGTTTGACCAGTACTAAAACCTGTTCGACCAGTTGTCGTATATAGGTCCCTCCTATCTAGACCCTTGCCCCAACGGGTAGAAGTCGACAAACCaaacaacacccccccccccccctctcggTGCTGTACGGCGGCGTCCTGTCGGGTGATAACAGACAGACCAGCTACTAATAAGCTGAACTCATGCATATAAAAATACACGCTTTGAGACAAACCAAGTATGCCTCtaaaaatataaaaagaaaagaatcaaAATGATGCCTAGCGAAACTGTACATCAAACGCGACAGCGAAACTGTCGTAATTGTGTTTTCGTcgaaaatgtcaagaaaacttCATAAACATTAAAGGTTTTATTGATTTGACCATGCGTTCAAATTGTCTACTTCTGTGCAAGAAATCTTCACACTAAAAGAGAGGAAATTTTTTTAAAAGGAGGCACACTTTTATtgtaaagaaaatatcaaaaatgAAGGGTTTGTGTTTACTGCTCCTTTAAAAACAGAGGATATTGTTATCTTTATGTTTGTGAATTCATATAGGgataaaacactttttatctcACATCATAGAATGAATGCGTTACACTTGTACAAAATTCCAGATGAAAGAGTGGCCTTGTATTGTGTCAGTTAATTCATATTACTCCTTTTGGAAATGTGGTCTTGTTTCTGACTTCCCTCTCTTATATAGGACGTCATCCTCTGCTCGGTCTGGACCTGCCAGTCGTGcgagcgtgacgtcaccgaaacAGGTCGACCTGGGAATGGTTCTGGCGGTTTCAGGGAGCGCGAGATCACCGCACAGCTCACGACCAGCCAGCGCAGGAAGCAGCGCAAGTAGCCGTGGAAGTGCCAGGAGGTAGACGTTCGCCTTGAACCGTCGTTTTGAGATTTCAGCGAAAACTTCATGACAAGGAAAGGTTTTCCTGATTACACCACTTCACGCCATGCACTAAAATCGTCTACTTATGTGAAAGAAAatattcacacacaaaaaagagaagcaattttgaaaattaagaACACTTTTATTGTTAAGGAAATGTCAAGACCTATGAAATAAAGGGTTGATGTTTCCTTCTTCAAAAACAGAAGATATTGTAATGATCTTTATGTGTGAAATGATCGAGGGAAAAAATGCTTCTTGTATCACATCATAGAATGTATATGCTTTACACTTGTACAAAATGCCAGATGAAAGCCTTGTAAAGTATCAGGAATATCACATATTGCCTTAAATACACAAAATTGTATCTTTGACTGAAACTTATCTTTCGAAAAAATTCAACAACTCTTTTGAAACTTAGAACGACTGTATATTTCATAGACTTCTGAAGATGTTAAAAATTGTGGTTAGAAATCGTTTTAGCTTTCGACGTACTTGTCAATGAAAGATATGGCTTGTTTGATAGTGTAGATTTtttgctgtatatatatataatacatgtacttgttctgTGTTTGCACCATAAGATGTTAATATCAAAAATCTCCCACAAATTTGTTTCCTAAATGCACAATGGTAAGTGATGTTCTttaaataaaaagattgaatgtGTTGAACATTTCTGTGCCTGATTTCTTAAAGAACATTAAAAGAACATTACAAGAAGTGTAAAACTATGTGACACTGTATACACAGTGTGACCTATATCAGAATTTCTTCACTGACTGTTGCTAGGAACAtgcacagggctcgaaataccggGTGCAGGTGCGTtttttgtgcaccaaaaattggagctgCGCACCACAGTTTTGACTGTGGTTGCGCCAGTGCAGTGCACCTATAGATTTTGCGTAGGGTTGTGTAGTATTGAACACCACCACAGCATATTCTTTACATTCAAGTGTCACAAAAGATTAGAACGGGATTGTTTTATcactttaaaaaagaaaagatacaaatgtagcaatAGCATCTCAAATTAAAGCTCAAGAAAGACAGCAATTCCTGTAGGCAGTATTTGCTGgctttctatttcatttcatactgtgcacacacaaaaattggttAGGTGccttaaaatgtatttcaagccctgatccatcactgcacgaaatggcctcgtatcccggcgtatacgtacagggattcctccggaaatgttccatatcccggtgcggatttagcgtatccgttagttttaacggatacgctaaatccgcaccgggatatggaatatttccggaggaatccctgtacgtatacgccgggatacgaggccatttcgtgcagtgcataTTTCAACAGCTTCACAGACCCATCAATTTCTTCATGTCACTATTGCTGGCAAACTTTGATCTTACAAACTCATTGCGACATTTGCTCCATTTCAAGTTATTGTAAAAACACTTCAATTGAGCAATATCCCTTTCCTGCTCTGCGAACAATGATCCAAGAAATCCCCTCAGCCCTCTAACCCAGGTCTTAAGACGAGCCCAAGACGAGAAATCTCGCCAATCAGGAATGATCATCAAGTTGCGCGTCTCCCTGGCAACGGCCTGACGGAAAAGTTCCTCAGAATCAAAATGAGGTTGTGCATTAAGTCGTCTAAAGTCTGAGGCATCTCCACTGACGAAGTAACTcttaaggttagggttaaaaTAGTACACAACAGAAGCGACGTTTGACTCATCATGGACAAAGTAGTCACACTTTGCCATCAACAAAATGTCACTCAACACCTGATCCCCTAATTGCTGTCCAGAGCTTTTTTTTGCGAATTTTTTATCAAGTGTTTCTCCCCTGAAAGCGCCGATGTGCAAGACTCGGTTTTCCCCAAACTTGGACTTGAATTCCTCAATAACTTCGTCAATATCAGAGGCAAGGAATATGCGGATCTCTCTACCGGAGTTTGTTTTGGCGATGTCTTTTATAAGACGCTGCACGACTTGGACAAAGTCTTGCAGTTTTGGAAGTGTCTGGTGAAAGAGTACCATCTCTTTAATGTGACATGCTCTCATTCTCACGTGAACACCTGTAAAAACAATCAAACCATATTAATGTTTGAGCTATAaggagtgtttgtatgtgtgtgtgtgtgtgtgtgtgtgtgtgtgtgtgtgtgtgtgtgtgtgtgtgtgaaactaTGCAAAGTTCATGCACATTCAAAGCCTTTCgtgcaaaaagaaaaacagaaaagccACGTTTataatacaacagttactacatttgtacaatcttCGTTTGGCTTCAGTATACGTTTAAATGACGAAATCCTTTGCAACCAACAGACTATTAAAAATCTATTTCCAAATTTAGGGCAAAGAGGAAAGCTAACCAAAAGGGCTATTTGGTTTATGTACTGGTCAAAAGATGCATATTGCATAGCAGTCGACAAATCCCTTGACCTAAATTTAATGTTTTTCTCTCTCACTCTTTCAgtctttgatacatgtatgtcctaaATTCTTATCACTTGTAGGATGTGTTTTACTACTAAGTGAATACGTTGTAAATGTGATAAtttgaaaaaggaaacaaaaaacaagagttagaagacctcaaatctccatgaaatacatgttatgcaaattaggcccacaattgcataatctatattcaactatgttcactgtcacataacttccaaatgccacaagtaagaaattccagttatctaccaatatggaattacagtattttctcattaatcatgcaaattaggtcttcatttccataacttttatctatcaatgtccaatctctcagttacatatgttgcatttttgaactgtcGCACCACTaaacggagtgggtttataaaatgccgccattaattatgcgaattagattctgatttgcattatcaccatttcattataCCTAGTAACACTTTAGCTATccacaaaatagaaacaagtatacaggtttggtttactgtatatccctttgtggtttgaccaccagctgttgggtcCCTGGGAATACTTGACATATAGTTTCAAAACTAACAGGTGCAAGCTGCCACAACATGCTTACATTAGAATTAGAATATAGATATCcatcattacttatgcaaattaagtccgaatttgcataatttgcacttcattgtgtacatctcagATATACAATGTGTAGTACCTACCTATATTAACACTGTTCGCCATGGAGGATTGGTAGAAAGTATCCACGATGTTCTTGACTCGAGCGGCTGGCTGGAGATAACCGGATATGACGTGATTGACAAGAGCCCGGGTCTCTGCTGTTATTGGTTGGAAGTATTCTGTCACCTTGTTTTCCATGTCGGCAAACCGAAAATCTACCAACTCCCCCATTGCTCCTGATCGAGTCAGGTAAACCTGATtcaagtcaacaacaacaaaattaattACGGGAAGCTGACATAATTTATCAACGGATATATAGATCATTTAACATTTAATCTCACAGCAAGCAAGATTTATTTCGGTGTAGACTGCAGTTTccgagtacatgtatatgtatattttcattatatcaagcatcacttaagctatccacatataaaaaaacatgcttGCTGTCGGGCCCCTGGGGACAGGCCTTCCAGCAGGGGACTATTTGCCCCAGTTTCGCAACTAACAGGTGTTAGGTGCCACAACATGCATGAGTCCTACAACACTGTGAATATAAAtgttcctcattaattatgcaaattaagacccaattgcataatttgcaccatttaagctacctgcatactaaatatcatggaaatccgccGTTCGTTTGTTAAGTTATTCGATCTCATTGGAAGCTTTTGACCGAAACGCCCCCGCAGTTCCagagtaagctgctagggggcccaaacctacagcacttcttacttaaatcacaagctatctgccaccaagaaATAAAGACCACAGTACGTTCAGCACCTACCGAAGGACAAGCGACAGGAATCCTAGCGGGTCCCATGCAAATCCGAGTCTTCGCTTGCTGCACTATATCTTCATTCCTGCCTGTACGTGTATAAAGGTTACAAGTGTTATGTTCTGAATCTGCATCTTTATAGCTCGGTGTAAAACATGTTACCACGCTTTTATCAAAATACTGTGTATATTCTTTATAGCTAAACTTGACCATAACGACTGTGTTCTAATAACGGTAACCTTTCCATGGATCGAAAGCGACATCTATTAATCAAGTGCAGTCCTGTAGCATTCTCCAAGCTCCAGCGTAGCATTACTGCAACTGCTTCACATGGGACGCTTTTGATCTATGAAAGGAATCCAGTACAACTAAATATCTCAGTACATACTAATCCAAATGCTTACATATTATTCATACTTAGAATGATAGCTGCTAAACTTCACGATATTGGCTGTGTGCGAGTAGAAAGTCACTACCTTCAAAGTACCAAGTCCAGTAGTTCTGTCCGTTTCCTGGCGGCCCGCAGTAGTCACACTCTGTCCAAATGACTGTTGGAACGAATCCACGTGCCTATATGTGAGAAACAAGTCTGATTTTCCGCCCAACTTGATGGTGATATGAAGTTGATTTTGTAGCACTGCCGTGTAATTTTATACTGTAATCAAATTGCAAAGTATTGTATTGGTATACTGAGTAActaaactctctctctctctctctctctctctctctctctctgtgtgtgtcggTCAGTACTAGAAGACACACTTACAAGACATGTTGTGATGTCGTCTATCGTCTGTAAAACGAGGGAGGCGAACCCCATCCCCGTGCAGCCATCTCCGAGAGAATTTTCGATGACACAGGCGATGCTCTCGTTCTTCCCCTTGGGGTTGTGGTGGATGGCAACTGGTTTAGGGGTCCTCATCATCACATTCGTTAACTTAATTGCTGAAATGATGATGAAGGCATACAGATAAATTTTGCAATGAATACTATGACGTTTTGTTgtgaagagctacatgtataactagtTCCTATTAGTCTTCGCAAGGCCGATACAAGCAACAAAACATACTTTACGTAAGACAATATTTATACATTTGACAACATTCCTTTATACGTCGACGATGAAGGCAAGACATAaaggtgataagatacacaagataacaaTTTCTCAAGCGATTGGGTAGATTTTGTGATGCATAAATCtaatccagttgtttgagtaacttttatcttgtgtatcttgTTACCTTTATGTTGAACTTTCGTTTGTAACGTTATACGTATTTGATTGGCATTACTACCGCCCAGACAAATATTTTCAGAACTCAGATTGTTGTCTAGTCAGTAAATATTTACGAGAGGTTTAGCCTGAGAATCACGTTTTTTTAAACGTTCAAGAGTATAATGCCCAGTATACTACTGGTCTGTTGGTTTATAAACAGACAGAGTGTAGCTGAAAGAGTAAATCAGAAGCATGTTTCACCTTTAACCATCCCAAAGTATCGGAATgctatttatctccatgaaaaaagacatatttcagatgtaggtaattttaggaaaggtgaacacacatggcaataaattatgctaacgaatacctcatttgcataatttatttatAACCGTGTtttttccttaccgttaaagctacggatgtcatatttcagatgtaggtacttttagggaaggtgaatacagctgtccataaaatatgctgatgcggacctcatttgtataatttaggtataaccttgtatttcccttactgtaaaggctacggatttcatatttgacatgtaggtgcctttatgaaaggtcagaaaacctggccaaaaattatgctaatgaggagtttTTGGATAATATACGCATtacccttaccataaaagctacttatgatatatttcagatgtaggtacctttaggaaagctgaacacacctgaccatacattatgctaatacagaccttgtt
Protein-coding sequences here:
- the LOC136422992 gene encoding uncharacterized protein, whose translation is MVDLCKIQQSFPSKMLLKHRRPITLWVVFLLATVGCFHVAGHISFGFTAIKLTNVMMRTPKPVAIHHNPKGKNESIACVIENSLGDGCTGMGFASLVLQTIDDITTCLARGFVPTVIWTECDYCGPPGNGQNYWTWYFEGRNEDIVQQAKTRICMGPARIPVACPSVYLTRSGAMGELVDFRFADMENKVTEYFQPITAETRALVNHVISGYLQPAARVKNIVDTFYQSSMANSVNIGVHVRMRACHIKEMVLFHQTLPKLQDFVQVVQRLIKDIAKTNSGREIRIFLASDIDEVIEEFKSKFGENRVLHIGAFRGETLDKKFAKKSSGQQLGDQVLSDILLMAKCDYFVHDESNVASVVYYFNPNLKSYFVSGDASDFRRLNAQPHFDSEELFRQAVARETRNLMIIPDWRDFSSWARLKTWVRGLRGFLGSLFAEQERDIAQLKCFYNNLKWSKCRNEFVRSKFASNSDMKKLMGL